The DNA sequence AAGCTATTTCCTGGGTTTTATCTTTTCGCATACCCACAAAAGAGAGCTTCAGTTCCTGAAGAATCCCCTCCTCGAGTACACCTTACCATCGCCATGAACTGGTTCCTGTTTTCCCCGTACCGATATATTGGCATCAGCGACATGGAGTGAATGGCTGCCATCGTCAAGCACAACGTTTCCTTTTGCCCGAGATTCCTCGCGGCGCTATGCCTGGCAGCCAGGGACCGGTTTCTTGCATTGCTTTACTCCACCAACATAACGCCAGCGTAATGCAAAACGCCGCTTGCCCTGAATGACAACGTAAAAGCCCTGACGGCTGGAGCAGAGTCTTTGCTGTCCCTACCAGCCAGGGCCAGGTTTATACCATCATTTCTACCCGATGCATTTAGCGTTCTTCCGAAGGAACGTTCGATCGGAATGACCCTCCCCCGTACACACAGGCCAGCACCTCATGAAAAGGCAATTGCCCGGAACAAAGACACCATGGAACCGATGGATGGCACACCGAATCATATCGGCTACTGCCTCCTGAAAATCTCATCCGGGAAAGACGTATCCAGTTTCTCCATCACCTTCAGCAGGGCCAGGGATGCCTTGGTCTGGGCCAGCATCTTCAGTCGGTTCCCTGAAAGTTTGATCTTGCCGCTTACAACCGCTCTGATCACATCCATCTCGCCCCGGCAGATCGCTTTCCATGTATAGTAGTCCGAATTGAAGACGAAATCGGATTTTTTATCCGAAGTTCTGGCCATGTAAGCCCATTCCCTCATCTTTCCTCTATGGAAATCCATCCATACATAGAAGGGTTTCGGCAACCCCTTGATACTGGTGGCAATTGTCATCGAAGCTGAAAATCGGGCCGCCGCCGCTTGAAATTCCTGATCAGCATTGATTGTCTCCTTGAAGAGATCGAGCCATTCCGAGGAACCGTACAGAGCCATGTAATCTACCTCCCGGTCATCTTTCTATTTCAAACCACCAACCCGAATTTTTCACATATTTCTTCGTAGTAATCCAACCCCGGGACCATCAACGGAAGCAAATCGATCAGTTTGGCCGCTGCCACTTCCGGCCCTATCTCGATTGTCAGATCCTTGTTTTTTATACTCTCGATCATATCCGTCCTGCCCAACCAGAATTCATGCATGAAATCGGCTTCCATTTTCATGATGATATCTGCCTTGCCTGAAACCCCCTTCCTGATGACTTCCGGGTGTTGCGGGTCAAGCATAACCTGGTAATCGGGGTCCTTGATCTGAAACATGATCACCACATTTTTTTCCTTCAGCTTTTCCACGTTTTCTTCCTTGAACATCCTGTTCATCAACTCTTCCATAACATCTTCCAACTGTTTCTGACTGTCAAATATCAGACCCATTTTTCCGGCTCCCTCCTCAACGTATCATTCAGGCCAGGCTTTCAAAGAAATCCAGGTGCTGCCCGGCAATTGCCTCCCACGTGAACCTGTCATACACGGTTTTCAGTCCCTGTTCTACCAATGTGCTGCTTACCTGTGTATTCTCCAGAATCCTGTCCATGGCCAGTGCAAGCTTCTCCCTTTCCTTGGGATTGACAATCATCGCATCCCTGGAATCGGTCAGGAAAGTACGGATCCCTCCCAGGGAAGTTACCACCACCGGGGTACCGCAGGCCATCGCCTCGATGGCCGTCATCCCGAAAGGTTCAAAACGTGAAGAAAGAACAAAAACCTCGGCTCCGCGATAATAGGGAGCCATCAATTCGTCGGGAACATATCCCGGCATCAGGACACGATCTTCAAGTTCATAACCACGGGCTATTTCCCGGAGTTCATTCTTCAGGTCGATCTCCGGTTGCTTCGGATCTTTGGAACCGCCGCCGATAACAAGGTGGAGATCGGGATATTTCCGGGCCAGGAGTGCAAAGGAATGTATCAGCAGGTCGAACCCCTTGTTGTGATCGATACGCGCCAGTGCCAGAATGTATTTTCCCGGCAACCCCGTCGGACGATCCTCCTCCCCCTCTTTCAGCGGCCGGTACACCTCCACATCGACCCCCGGCGGGATGGTAACCATATCCTCGCTCACAAAGTCATACAGCCGCCTGTAATTTTCGCGTTCCGCCTCGCTGGTCACCGTGATGCCCCTTGCCTTGCTGAAAATAACCCTCTCCTGGGCAATGCGTTCCTCGAAACGAAACAGCTCTTCTGCTCCGGGAACATCCCTGAACCTCTCCTGTTTCCAGGCACCCAGGGAGTGGGAAGTATGTACAAACCACTGCCCTTTCATCTCCGCCACTTTCATCGCCACATATCCTGCATCCCAGTAATGGGAATGATAGATGTCATATTTGAAACCTTTCTGGTCGATATACCGCGCCATATTCTCTGCCAGCTCGTCCAGAACC is a window from the Bacillota bacterium genome containing:
- a CDS encoding glycosyltransferase family 1 protein, which encodes MKRIAMLSTHGYFDPRPILGATDTGGQVVYVLELAKALARRWKYKVDIFTRNFEGRLPEEDVNEDVRVVRIAAGSDEFIRKEELLPVLDELAENMARYIDQKGFKYDIYHSHYWDAGYVAMKVAEMKGQWFVHTSHSLGAWKQERFRDVPGAEELFRFEERIAQERVIFSKARGITVTSEAERENYRRLYDFVSEDMVTIPPGVDVEVYRPLKEGEEDRPTGLPGKYILALARIDHNKGFDLLIHSFALLARKYPDLHLVIGGGSKDPKQPEIDLKNELREIARGYELEDRVLMPGYVPDELMAPYYRGAEVFVLSSRFEPFGMTAIEAMACGTPVVVTSLGGIRTFLTDSRDAMIVNPKEREKLALAMDRILENTQVSSTLVEQGLKTVYDRFTWEAIAGQHLDFFESLA